CACCACGGCCTGATGCCCCACGGCTTCGAAGGCCTTGAAGACGCTCCGCAAATTACCCATGCCGTAATCAATGATGGCAATCATGATGACGCTCGAAGATCCGCAATGAGGGACCGCCGACCACGCAATGGTGGCCCACACCGACCCCACCAGCGGGAGCTAGAGGCTTCCCTTCGTCGATAGGACCGTCCCCAACAACCGCTCTTCCACCATGGTGGCTTGATCCAACGCCCGAGCCAGCGCTTTGAAGATGGCTTCCATGATGTGATGGGGATTGCGCCCATACTGGAGATTGACGTGAAGATTCAACCCACCATGGGTCACGAACGCCTGAAAAAAGTCCTCGAACAGGCCTAGGTCGAACGTTTTGATCTTCCGGTCCGGCAAGTTCACGTTGTACACCAGGTATGGGCGCCCACTGAGATCCACCGTCACCTGAGCGAGTGTTTCATCCAAGGGCACTGAGGCCCACCCGAACCGCTTGATTCCTGCCTTCTCCCCCAAGGCCTGATGCAGCGCCTTGCCCATCGTGATGCCGACGTCTTCCACCGTGTGGTGCTCGTCGATGTCGATATCACCCTTAGCTTGAACCGTGAGATCGAAGAATCCATGCTTGGCTAACAGCTCCAGCATGTGATCGAAAAACCGGATAGAGGTGTCGATCTGTCCACGCCCGCTCCCGTCCAGCACCCACTCGACGCGGATATCGGTTTCCTTCGTGGCACGATGAAGCGCAGCTTGTCTCGGAGCGCCGGTCTTTTTCATGAGAACCTGCTTAGGGCTGATTTCGCGTGCGCATCGAAGCCTTCGATGTGCGCCAGTCGGACGATGTGATCCTTGGCTTTCGTCAATTCTTCCCTTGTGTAATGCACGATATTGCTGACCTTCACGTAGTCATTGACGGAGAGCGGAGAGAAGAAACGCGCCGTCGCGCCGGTCGGCAACACGTGATTAGGGCCTGCCACGTAATCCGCCACGGCGGGTGGAGTGTATCGCCCCAGGAACAGCGCTCCGGCGTGGCGAACCTGTTCCAGATAGTCAAAGGGTCGATCGACCGACAACGTGAGATGTTCGGGAGCGATCTGATTCGCCACCTCGATGGCGTCGCCCATGGTGGGAACCACGAACGCAGCAAAATGTCGAGCGATCGACTTGGCAGCGATTTTTTCCCGTTGCAACCCCTTCAGCTGCAGCTGAATCAACCGTACGACTTCTTTCGCCAAGGATGCCGAGGTCGTCACGAGGTATACCTGTGCATCCTCGTCATGTTCGGCCTCGCAAAGTAAGTCCGCCGCGACGTGCGCCGGCTTCGCGTCGTCATCCGCCACGACCAGCAGCTCACTGGGACCGGCCACCATATCGATGCCCACAGTGCCATACAGCAGCCGCTTGGCGGTCGCGACATACATATTGCCGGGACCCACAATCTTATCCACCTTGGCAATCGTCTTTGTGCCGAAGGCCATCGCACCGATCGCTTGCACCCCACCGACCCGATAAATTTCGTCGACGCCGGCGATGTCGGCGGCAACCAGCAAATAGGGGTTGATCTCCCCCTTGGGGGTTGGCGTGCACATGACGATCCGGCGTACCCCGGCCACCTTTGCGGGAATAGCACACATAAGCACCGACGAGGGATAGACGGCCTTTCCGCCAGGTACGTATACGCCGACCGCATCAAGCGGCGTCACCGTCTGACCGAGCGTCGCAGTCTGCTCCTGATACATCCAGGTTTTGGTTCGCTGGCGTTCGTGAAACTGGCGTACCCGTTCCGCCGCATATCGGAGCGAGTCCCCTTCATCCTTGCGAATGTGATAGTACGCTTCCTTGACTTCCTCAGACGTCACACGCACCTGATCCAGCTTCAACGCGAGCCGGTCGAACTTCTTGGTATACCGCAGGACCGCCCGATCTCCACCACGCTCGACCGCTTGGAGAATCGCACGGACACTTTTTTCAACACTCGCCCCTTGCGAACGCGAACGGGTCGCAATTTTCCGCAATGCGTTGGCAAATCCCCGATCGGTACTCGCAAAAATGGTCATAACTTCCGTCCTGCCGCCGCACGCCAGACGTAACAACGGCACTCCCTCGAACCTCCACGGCTACTCGCGTGGGATCGGTCGGCGCACTATTCAGACACCACGGCTGCGCGCAGCCGTTCGATCAACACCTTTAAGGGTTCGTGCTTCAACTTGAGGCTGGCCCGATTGACGATCAAGCGGGCAGTGGAGTGGGTGATCACCTCCACCTCTGCAAGGTCATGGGCCCTCAAGGTGCTCCCCGTTTCAACCAGATCGACGATTCGATCAGCCAAGCCGACCAAGGGGGCCAGTTCGATTGATCCATACAATTTGACGATCTCGACCGGCACGCCGCGCTGATTGAAATAGCGCTCAGTGACGTTGGGATACTTTGTCGCCACGCGAATCTTGGACGACCAACGGTCCGGCGACGGTTGGCCCTGCAAAGCGGCGACGGAGATTCTACACGCTCCGACCTTTAAATCCAACGGCTCATAGACGTCGCTGCCCTGCTCCAACAGCACATCCTTCCCCACCACCCCAACGTCGGCGGCCCCATGTTCGACGTAAGTCGGCACATCGGTTGGCCTGACGATGAGAAATCTGGCGTCGTTGGCCGAACAGTCGAACACCAGCTTTCGGCTCTCGGCGGAAAGACCGGCACTGTCGTACCCAGCCTGCTTCATCAACTCCAGCACCGGGCCAAGTAGTTTCCCCTTCGACAGCGCGATTGTCAGACCTTTCGGTCGCTCCTCCACGGCTCTCCTCGCCCTCACGCTCACTTCCCCTTCCTCCGCTCGACGCGTGCGCCCAACGCGTTCAACTTTGCCTCAAGCCGTTCATAGCCTCGATCGAGATGATACACACGGGACACCTCAGTCGTACCTTCGGCCGCCAGGCCAGCCACGATCAGTCCGGCACTGGCCCGGAGATCGGACGCCATGACCGGCGCGCCCGTCAACCGCTCCTTGCCCGTAATCACCACCCGGTTGCCTTCCACACGAATATCCGCGCCCATGCGACGTAGTTCCTCCACATGCATGAAGCGGCTTTCAAAAATCGTCTCCGTCACCACGCTGGTGCCTTCAGCCACGGCCATCAGGGCGACAAACTGTGCCTGCATATCGGTGGGAAACCCGGGATGCGGGCTGGTTCGAACATTCGTTCCTTTCAAGCGCCCGTTCATCTTGAGGCGGACTCTCCCGGCCTCTTCGGCCAACTCCGCGCCGCTTTCCCGCAATTTCACCAACAACGGTTCCAGATGCTCAGGGCGGCAACGTTCGACAGAGACCTCACCTCCGGTAATGGCGCCGGCCACGAGATAGGTCCCGGCCTCGATACGATCGGGAATCACGTCATGATCAGCCCCGTGTAGTTCCGTCACCCCTTCGATCGTGATCATGTCCGTCCCCGCACCGGCAATGCGTGCGCCCCGTTTTACAAGAAAATCAGCCAGATCCGTGATTTCCGGTTCCTTTGCCGCATTTTCAAGCACCGTGGTCCCTTCGGCCAGCACCGCTGCCATCATGAGGTTTTCAGTACCGGTGACGCTCGGTATGTCGAAATAAATACGGCCTCCGCGCAAGCGACGCGCCGTCGCTTTGATGTACCCGTGCTCGATCTCAACCGAGGCGCCCATCTTTTCCAGGCCGGCCAAGTGAAAATTCACCGGTCGAGACCCGATAGCACAACCTCCGGGAAGCGACACTTTCGCTTCACCCATTCGAGCCACGAGCGGGCCCAACACTAACACCGACGCACGCATCGTCCGAACTAAATCGTAGGGGGCCTCCGTCGACGCGATGGTCTGGGCATGCGCAACCGTATGCTCCCCCTCCTGGACGACCGCTATGCCCAACATCCGAAGCAATTTTCCCATGGTGAGCACATCCACCACGCTCGGCATGTTCGAGAGCACACACTCTCCTCCCCCGAGAATCGTCGACGCGAGAATCGGCAAGGCGGCGTTTTTCGCCCCGCTGACGCGTACGTCTCCCTTCAACCTGCGTCCGCCGTGAATAATAATCTGATCCATAGGTTTCAAGAGGTCCGGCGCGTCGTTGTCGACTCCCTACCCTTCTCAACGACTCCCCGCGAGAGGCTCCCTTCGCGACTCACGTTTTTCAAAACAGACGACACGTGCAATTCCGGCCTCATCTGGTAGGACAGCCGCAGCGCGAAACCAGCCACCCTCCTCCGCGACATGGCAGACTGCCGCAGCCTGACCGAGTCCAACTTCCATCAGAAGCGCGCCACCGGATCTCAAATAGATCGGCGCCTGCTGCAGGAGGCGCCGATGCACTTGCATACCATCCGGACCTCCTGCCAATGCCAATCGAGGCTCAAAGCACCCCACCTCGGGTTGTAGCGTCGAAATCTCGCCGTCCGCGATGTACGGAGGATTGGACAGGATCACATCGA
The sequence above is drawn from the Nitrospira defluvii genome and encodes:
- the hisD gene encoding histidinol dehydrogenase, giving the protein MTIFASTDRGFANALRKIATRSRSQGASVEKSVRAILQAVERGGDRAVLRYTKKFDRLALKLDQVRVTSEEVKEAYYHIRKDEGDSLRYAAERVRQFHERQRTKTWMYQEQTATLGQTVTPLDAVGVYVPGGKAVYPSSVLMCAIPAKVAGVRRIVMCTPTPKGEINPYLLVAADIAGVDEIYRVGGVQAIGAMAFGTKTIAKVDKIVGPGNMYVATAKRLLYGTVGIDMVAGPSELLVVADDDAKPAHVAADLLCEAEHDEDAQVYLVTTSASLAKEVVRLIQLQLKGLQREKIAAKSIARHFAAFVVPTMGDAIEVANQIAPEHLTLSVDRPFDYLEQVRHAGALFLGRYTPPAVADYVAGPNHVLPTGATARFFSPLSVNDYVKVSNIVHYTREELTKAKDHIVRLAHIEGFDAHAKSALSRFS
- the hisG gene encoding ATP phosphoribosyltransferase, yielding MEERPKGLTIALSKGKLLGPVLELMKQAGYDSAGLSAESRKLVFDCSANDARFLIVRPTDVPTYVEHGAADVGVVGKDVLLEQGSDVYEPLDLKVGACRISVAALQGQPSPDRWSSKIRVATKYPNVTERYFNQRGVPVEIVKLYGSIELAPLVGLADRIVDLVETGSTLRAHDLAEVEVITHSTARLIVNRASLKLKHEPLKVLIERLRAAVVSE
- the hisB gene encoding imidazoleglycerol-phosphate dehydratase HisB, translating into MKKTGAPRQAALHRATKETDIRVEWVLDGSGRGQIDTSIRFFDHMLELLAKHGFFDLTVQAKGDIDIDEHHTVEDVGITMGKALHQALGEKAGIKRFGWASVPLDETLAQVTVDLSGRPYLVYNVNLPDRKIKTFDLGLFEDFFQAFVTHGGLNLHVNLQYGRNPHHIMEAIFKALARALDQATMVEERLLGTVLSTKGSL
- the murA gene encoding UDP-N-acetylglucosamine 1-carboxyvinyltransferase, giving the protein MDQIIIHGGRRLKGDVRVSGAKNAALPILASTILGGGECVLSNMPSVVDVLTMGKLLRMLGIAVVQEGEHTVAHAQTIASTEAPYDLVRTMRASVLVLGPLVARMGEAKVSLPGGCAIGSRPVNFHLAGLEKMGASVEIEHGYIKATARRLRGGRIYFDIPSVTGTENLMMAAVLAEGTTVLENAAKEPEITDLADFLVKRGARIAGAGTDMITIEGVTELHGADHDVIPDRIEAGTYLVAGAITGGEVSVERCRPEHLEPLLVKLRESGAELAEEAGRVRLKMNGRLKGTNVRTSPHPGFPTDMQAQFVALMAVAEGTSVVTETIFESRFMHVEELRRMGADIRVEGNRVVITGKERLTGAPVMASDLRASAGLIVAGLAAEGTTEVSRVYHLDRGYERLEAKLNALGARVERRKGK